One window of Bacillus alveayuensis genomic DNA carries:
- a CDS encoding 3,4-dihydroxyphenylacetate 2,3-dioxygenase (product_source=KO:K00455; cath_funfam=3.40.830.10; cog=COG3384; ko=KO:K00455; pfam=PF02900; superfamily=53213; tigrfam=TIGR02298) encodes MTIELSMLVPHVPSMCHFDQVPDFQKELAVEMKKVSKKIYDLKADVIVLVSCHWPSTFFHYVNCTPVHKGILTANECPDLIRDVPYDYPGDKQLGDDLVKVGQDAGLQVLGVDDPHYVWDYGTVVPLKYLVPNGDIPVVNLSVTLAATLDETYRWGQLIRQVLQESKKKVVFVSSGALSHNLVRGRHNKPTASEHALDKQFIDYMLKKEYEAAYNMLPQYARLAKVESGGRHLAMLLSILEDHDQPQYLADGQSSGSWNALITFDKTEQPTVQKS; translated from the coding sequence ATGACGATTGAATTATCTATGTTAGTACCGCATGTACCGAGTATGTGTCATTTTGATCAAGTCCCTGATTTCCAAAAGGAATTGGCTGTTGAGATGAAGAAGGTGTCAAAAAAAATTTACGATCTTAAAGCGGATGTTATTGTCCTAGTTTCTTGCCACTGGCCGTCGACCTTTTTCCATTATGTGAATTGCACGCCAGTCCATAAAGGGATTTTAACTGCTAATGAATGTCCTGATTTAATTCGTGACGTTCCATATGATTATCCAGGAGACAAGCAATTGGGAGATGATCTTGTGAAAGTTGGGCAAGATGCTGGATTGCAAGTATTAGGAGTGGACGACCCTCATTACGTGTGGGACTATGGAACAGTTGTACCGTTGAAATATCTCGTACCTAACGGGGATATACCTGTTGTCAACTTATCCGTTACACTAGCCGCAACGTTAGATGAAACATATCGGTGGGGACAGCTAATTCGGCAAGTTTTACAAGAAAGTAAAAAGAAGGTTGTTTTTGTCTCAAGTGGAGCACTGTCACACAATTTAGTTCGCGGCAGGCACAATAAACCAACTGCTTCAGAACATGCTTTAGACAAACAGTTTATCGACTATATGTTAAAGAAAGAATATGAGGCCGCCTACAATATGCTTCCTCAATATGCTAGATTAGCAAAAGTGGAGTCTGGTGGACGGCACCTTGCGATGTTATTAAGTATTCTAGAAGATCATGACCAACCACAATATTTGGCAGACGGTCAATCTTCGGGAAGCTGGAACGCGCTCATTACATTTGATAAAACGGAACAGCCTACTGTTCAAAAGAGTTGA
- a CDS encoding DNA-binding IclR family transcriptional regulator (product_source=COG1414; cath_funfam=1.10.10.10,3.30.450.40; cog=COG1414; pfam=PF01614,PF09339; smart=SM00346; superfamily=46785,55781), whose amino-acid sequence MNGNEDKNQLSSIKNALRILKSFTMDEPEKKISDLSSSLGINKSTVSRTMKTLASEGFVYKDPETKKYRLGLSILSLSGVLFSNMDVYRESQPVLNKLVENIGETAHISVLDDLEVVYLQKVECHHPVRFLTHIGRRNPPYCTSSGKVLLAFSEEEIINNVVAKGLTAFTKNTITNPEKLRSHLAKIKEDGYAFSLEELSEGVNSIAAPIYDYTGKVIAALSVVGPKQRIPIHKLKSIAKQVMAASKEVSERMGYIKY is encoded by the coding sequence GTGAACGGAAACGAAGATAAAAATCAACTTTCTTCGATCAAAAATGCTTTAAGAATTTTAAAGAGCTTTACAATGGATGAACCAGAAAAAAAAATCAGTGATCTATCCAGCTCACTCGGAATCAATAAAAGTACAGTAAGCCGAACTATGAAAACACTAGCAAGTGAAGGGTTTGTCTATAAGGATCCTGAAACAAAGAAATACAGATTAGGCTTATCCATTTTATCATTGAGTGGTGTTTTATTTAGCAACATGGATGTATACCGGGAATCCCAGCCAGTTTTAAATAAATTGGTGGAGAACATTGGAGAAACCGCTCACATTTCAGTCTTAGACGATTTAGAGGTCGTTTATTTACAAAAAGTAGAATGTCATCATCCTGTCAGGTTTTTAACCCATATTGGCAGGCGCAATCCACCTTATTGTACAAGCTCAGGAAAAGTGCTTTTAGCATTTTCTGAAGAAGAAATCATCAACAATGTGGTAGCAAAAGGATTAACTGCATTTACAAAAAACACCATTACAAATCCAGAAAAGCTTCGTTCTCATTTAGCAAAGATAAAGGAAGATGGGTACGCCTTTAGTTTAGAAGAATTGTCTGAAGGAGTTAATTCTATAGCCGCCCCAATTTATGATTATACAGGAAAAGTTATTGCCGCTCTTTCCGTAGTCGGACCGAAACAGCGAATTCCCATTCATAAATTAAAATCAATCGCAAAACAGGTAATGGCTGCTAGTAAAGAAGTTTCAGAAAGAATGGGATATATAAAATATTAA
- a CDS encoding aminocarboxymuconate-semialdehyde decarboxylase (product_source=KO:K03392; cath_funfam=3.20.20.140; cog=COG2159; ko=KO:K03392,KO:K07045; pfam=PF04909; superfamily=51556), producing MYDFHTHFIPANVIEWVKEQKETIHAQWVKKEENKEEFLMINHKWGFELKKTFVDINLYIEEQSKAGIKHSVISPIPQLFMYDFPEEITYELSTVYNDSLVKLVQFFPAKLSALATVPLNNPDQAAQVLNDAMKCGLKGVIIGPGASGHMLSDKRFIPFFEEANRLKAIVFIHPLLSEDPRLKRRMMPNLIGVPWETTVCATDILLSGLIDRFPNVKILFAHGGGFLPYQIGRMTKGYEKWPAVSKNLTAPPKEYLKRFWYDNVLWDQQSVEFLIQTVGEDRVVPGSDFPFDLSVWPPDSRSCRSVRTILAD from the coding sequence ATGTATGATTTTCATACTCATTTCATCCCTGCAAATGTTATTGAATGGGTGAAGGAACAAAAAGAAACAATTCATGCACAATGGGTGAAAAAGGAAGAAAACAAGGAAGAATTTTTAATGATCAATCATAAATGGGGATTTGAGTTAAAGAAAACATTTGTTGATATCAATCTTTATATTGAAGAACAATCTAAAGCAGGTATAAAGCATTCCGTCATTTCACCAATTCCGCAACTTTTTATGTATGATTTTCCAGAAGAAATCACCTATGAACTATCCACCGTGTACAACGATTCGTTAGTTAAGCTCGTTCAATTCTTTCCAGCCAAGCTATCAGCGTTGGCAACAGTTCCACTAAACAATCCGGATCAAGCTGCTCAAGTGTTAAACGATGCGATGAAGTGTGGCTTAAAAGGAGTCATTATTGGTCCAGGTGCATCAGGGCATATGCTTTCTGACAAAAGGTTTATTCCGTTTTTTGAAGAAGCCAATCGGCTGAAAGCAATTGTGTTCATTCATCCGCTACTAAGTGAAGATCCGCGATTAAAAAGAAGAATGATGCCGAATTTAATCGGTGTTCCGTGGGAAACTACAGTTTGTGCAACCGACATTTTATTAAGCGGACTAATCGACCGCTTTCCAAATGTCAAAATATTGTTTGCTCATGGAGGAGGTTTTTTACCGTACCAAATAGGCAGAATGACAAAAGGATACGAGAAATGGCCAGCGGTTTCGAAGAATTTGACAGCACCCCCAAAAGAATATTTAAAACGTTTTTGGTATGACAATGTTTTATGGGATCAACAAAGCGTTGAATTTTTAATCCAAACGGTCGGAGAAGATCGGGTAGTACCTGGATCAGATTTTCCGTTTGATCTTTCCGTTTGGCCGCCTGATTCAAGGAGCTGTCGCAGTGTGAGAACAATACTCGCTGATTAA
- a CDS encoding MFS family permease (product_source=COG0477; cath_funfam=1.20.1250.20; cog=COG0477; pfam=PF07690; superfamily=103473; transmembrane_helix_parts=Inside_1_12,TMhelix_13_35,Outside_36_44,TMhelix_45_65,Inside_66_77,TMhelix_78_100,Outside_101_103,TMhelix_104_123,Inside_124_134,TMhelix_135_154,Outside_155_163,TMhelix_164_186,Inside_187_210,TMhelix_211_233,Outside_234_242,TMhelix_243_265,Inside_266_271,TMhelix_272_294,Outside_295_298,TMhelix_299_319,Inside_320_338,TMhelix_339_361,Outside_362_365,TMhelix_366_385,Inside_386_402) produces the protein MMEEKLWTKNFMNISICNFFLFINYYYLLVTLPIFVIQDLKSSEALAGLIAMVYLFAAIISRPFVDQFMKKIGKRKMLVISLIIFVIASVSYLFVRSIVLLLIIRFLHGIGFGIATTTTGAIVADIVPDSRKGEGMGYFILSSNFAMVVGPFLGLSSYDHWGSFAMLAIALICSVGALFTGGIINLHETKSLRSKKELFQIHFNLEKLLEVSVFPIALNAAFLAFAYSTVLSFVSVYAERLQLGASSNLFFVVYAIILLISRPFTGRWFDKFGANVIVIPSIISFALGLFILSMAHTSFVYLLSALLIGLGWGTLFPSFQTMAIQVVSPSRRASALSTFLSIFDIGIGVGSFLTGAVVSFIGFQSLYFYSSFYVLVGLVLYFLFVQQRVDRKSILNKKSTLQ, from the coding sequence ATGATGGAAGAAAAGTTGTGGACAAAAAATTTTATGAATATTTCGATCTGTAATTTCTTTCTTTTTATCAACTATTATTATTTGCTAGTAACATTGCCGATCTTTGTTATTCAAGATTTAAAAAGCAGTGAGGCTTTAGCTGGATTAATCGCCATGGTTTATTTGTTTGCAGCTATCATTTCACGTCCATTCGTTGATCAATTTATGAAGAAGATTGGTAAACGAAAGATGCTTGTGATCTCCCTTATCATTTTTGTGATCGCCTCTGTTTCCTATTTGTTTGTCCGTTCAATCGTCTTATTGTTAATCATTCGTTTTCTGCACGGAATTGGCTTCGGGATCGCAACCACCACTACAGGGGCGATCGTTGCCGATATTGTACCAGATTCTCGAAAAGGAGAAGGAATGGGCTATTTTATTTTATCTTCTAATTTTGCTATGGTAGTCGGACCGTTTCTAGGACTTTCCTCTTACGATCATTGGGGTTCTTTCGCAATGCTCGCTATTGCACTTATTTGCTCTGTTGGAGCACTTTTTACCGGAGGAATCATCAACTTACATGAAACCAAATCACTGCGAAGTAAAAAAGAACTATTCCAAATTCATTTTAATCTTGAAAAGCTTTTGGAAGTATCCGTATTTCCTATTGCACTCAATGCTGCCTTTTTAGCATTTGCTTATTCTACCGTCTTATCGTTCGTCTCTGTTTATGCTGAAAGATTGCAACTAGGCGCTAGTTCGAATTTGTTTTTTGTTGTTTATGCCATCATCCTGCTTATTTCTCGACCATTTACAGGAAGATGGTTCGACAAGTTTGGCGCTAATGTCATTGTCATCCCTTCCATCATATCATTTGCCCTCGGATTATTTATTTTAAGCATGGCTCATACATCTTTCGTCTATTTATTAAGTGCTTTGTTAATTGGGCTTGGTTGGGGAACGTTGTTTCCAAGTTTTCAAACAATGGCCATTCAAGTCGTATCTCCATCTAGAAGAGCCTCAGCTCTCAGCACCTTTTTATCCATTTTCGACATCGGCATCGGTGTCGGGTCTTTCTTAACAGGAGCAGTCGTTTCCTTTATCGGATTTCAATCTTTATATTTTTATAGCTCCTTTTACGTGTTGGTAGGATTAGTATTATACTTCCTTTTTGTACAGCAGCGGGTGGATCGGAAAAGTATTCTTAATAAAAAATCAACTCTTCAATAA
- a CDS encoding acyl-CoA reductase-like NAD-dependent aldehyde dehydrogenase (product_source=COG1012; cath_funfam=3.40.309.10; cog=COG1012; pfam=PF00171; superfamily=53720) — MRHNKENPLVVPYLLKSCFTHINDQTVNDAPNIPFGGTKASGLGRFGNPWVVEEFTSMKWISVQTKPREYPF, encoded by the coding sequence ATGCGGCACAACAAAGAAAATCCCTTAGTTGTGCCGTATCTTCTTAAAAGCTGTTTTACGCATATTAATGATCAAACTGTAAATGATGCACCGAATATTCCATTTGGAGGAACGAAAGCGAGCGGTTTAGGCCGGTTCGGAAATCCATGGGTTGTAGAGGAATTTACATCGATGAAATGGATTTCTGTTCAAACGAAACCGAGGGAGTATCCATTTTAA
- a CDS encoding gentisate 1,2-dioxygenase (product_source=KO:K00450; cath_funfam=2.60.120.10; cog=COG3435; ko=KO:K00450; pfam=PF07883; superfamily=51182; tigrfam=TIGR02272), whose amino-acid sequence MAEKNDFFKSKVVQDFTKDIEQIHLGPLWDAIPDLMHRQPTPQAEAYLWKWKTLYKKLMEATDIFTPERGGERRAIYFQNPGLTYRKPWGWASTTQTLYAAVQLILPGEVAPSHRHTQSALRFISQGKGAYTIVQGERIFMEEGDYLITPKGLWHGHAHPGDEPMIWMDCLDIPTIYSIGGTFFDPYPEGIEQPKVPDNFSSQKYEGGMVRPISDRKPKIAPLGSYKWKQTEAAIQGLKRLDPDPYDGYAVEYINPSTGKTANPTIASWMQFLPKDFHSKAHRHTHATIYHVFKGSGYSIINGVRFDWEKGDFFVIPNWAWHEHVAEEDAYLFSANDLPIMERFDVEREEAYEENNGHQPITGEFAPVLL is encoded by the coding sequence ATGGCGGAGAAAAATGATTTTTTTAAAAGTAAAGTCGTACAAGATTTTACAAAGGACATTGAACAGATTCATTTAGGTCCACTATGGGATGCCATTCCAGATTTAATGCATCGCCAACCGACACCACAGGCAGAAGCGTATCTTTGGAAATGGAAAACGCTTTATAAAAAGTTAATGGAAGCAACGGACATTTTCACGCCAGAACGGGGAGGAGAAAGAAGAGCTATATACTTTCAAAATCCAGGATTAACATACCGCAAGCCATGGGGATGGGCTTCAACGACGCAAACGTTATATGCGGCTGTCCAATTAATTCTTCCTGGTGAGGTGGCACCGTCACATAGACATACTCAAAGCGCTCTTCGTTTTATTAGTCAAGGAAAAGGTGCCTATACAATTGTTCAAGGAGAACGGATTTTTATGGAAGAGGGAGATTACCTCATTACTCCGAAAGGATTATGGCATGGTCATGCACATCCAGGTGATGAGCCAATGATTTGGATGGACTGTCTAGATATCCCTACAATTTATTCAATTGGCGGCACTTTCTTCGACCCTTATCCAGAAGGTATCGAACAACCAAAAGTTCCAGATAATTTTTCCTCTCAAAAATATGAAGGTGGTATGGTTCGTCCAATTTCTGACCGTAAACCGAAAATAGCCCCATTAGGATCCTATAAATGGAAGCAGACAGAAGCGGCTATACAAGGTTTAAAACGGTTGGACCCAGATCCGTATGATGGATATGCTGTAGAATATATTAACCCATCCACTGGGAAAACTGCCAACCCGACAATCGCTTCATGGATGCAGTTTCTTCCGAAAGACTTTCATTCGAAAGCTCATCGTCATACGCACGCAACCATTTACCATGTTTTTAAAGGTTCGGGATACAGCATTATTAATGGTGTTCGCTTTGATTGGGAAAAAGGCGACTTCTTTGTCATTCCAAATTGGGCATGGCATGAACATGTTGCTGAGGAGGATGCTTACTTATTCTCTGCAAATGATTTGCCAATTATGGAGCGGTTTGATGTGGAACGAGAGGAAGCATATGAAGAAAATAACGGACATCAGCCAATAACGGGAGAATTTGCCCCTGTATTGCTTTAA
- a CDS encoding putative damage-inducible protein DinB (product_source=COG2318; cath_funfam=1.20.120.450; cog=COG2318; pfam=PF12867; superfamily=109854), whose amino-acid sequence MASMNEAIESIQHSLNQMIETSKNLSEKSIRWQPSEDEWSIMQILCHVEEAIPYWLNEIEKLLESPGIEWGRGLKDEKRLAAVTNTENREISDVLRNLENVKEQVDKVLSQLTEQQLKAEAPSRNPRFGTKPISFIVDHLLVEHASKHVSQIKRNLSKLPS is encoded by the coding sequence GTGGCATCAATGAACGAGGCGATTGAAAGCATTCAACATTCGCTTAATCAAATGATTGAAACATCCAAAAATCTTTCGGAAAAATCAATCCGTTGGCAGCCTTCTGAAGATGAATGGTCCATTATGCAAATTCTTTGCCACGTAGAGGAAGCGATCCCCTACTGGCTAAATGAGATTGAAAAATTGCTTGAATCTCCAGGTATTGAGTGGGGTAGAGGTCTTAAGGATGAAAAAAGGCTTGCTGCAGTTACGAACACAGAAAATCGGGAAATTTCGGATGTTTTAAGAAATCTAGAAAATGTCAAAGAGCAAGTGGACAAAGTGTTAAGCCAATTAACGGAACAACAATTAAAAGCGGAAGCGCCGAGCCGCAATCCACGTTTTGGAACAAAGCCGATTTCTTTTATTGTCGATCATCTTCTTGTCGAGCATGCAAGCAAACACGTTAGCCAAATAAAGCGAAACTTATCGAAGCTGCCATCATAA
- a CDS encoding acylpyruvate hydrolase (product_source=KO:K16164; cath_funfam=3.90.850.10; cog=COG0179; ko=KO:K16164; pfam=PF01557; superfamily=56529) has product MKLVTFTQEGTTRIGAVENGKVVDLNHAFQSLLKSEGKLRYKQIAEAYVPADMNGFLEGGEESMDFARKAIDFALNYEQVNGHKLVYAKDDVKIEAPVPKPGKIICVGHNYREHILEMGREIPKYPVVFAKFANTVIGPEDDIPYYPISDQLDYEAEFAFVVGKRARNVSQADALQYVAGYTIVNDVSYRDLQRRTLQWLQGKTVDGSAPMGPWLVTTDELTDPSGLEVVLTVNGEERQRSNTKNLVFTVPYLVEFLSGLMTLEPGDVILTGTPGGVGVARNPQAFLKDGDVVRIEIDGIGTLENKVKSIKEG; this is encoded by the coding sequence GTGAAGCTAGTAACGTTTACACAAGAAGGTACGACCCGCATTGGGGCTGTAGAAAACGGTAAAGTCGTAGATTTAAATCATGCCTTTCAAAGCTTGCTGAAATCAGAAGGGAAATTACGTTACAAACAAATTGCGGAAGCATATGTTCCAGCAGATATGAACGGATTTTTAGAAGGCGGAGAGGAAAGCATGGATTTCGCCAGAAAAGCGATTGATTTCGCCTTAAACTATGAACAAGTAAACGGTCATAAGCTTGTTTATGCAAAAGACGATGTAAAAATAGAAGCACCTGTTCCGAAACCAGGAAAAATCATTTGCGTTGGCCATAACTATCGGGAACATATTTTAGAAATGGGGCGAGAAATTCCAAAATATCCAGTCGTATTTGCGAAATTTGCCAATACTGTGATTGGTCCAGAAGATGACATTCCATATTACCCGATATCCGATCAGCTTGATTATGAAGCAGAATTTGCTTTTGTTGTTGGAAAGCGTGCGCGCAATGTTTCTCAAGCAGATGCTTTACAATATGTAGCTGGCTATACGATTGTCAATGATGTATCTTATCGGGATCTACAGCGCCGTACACTTCAATGGCTTCAAGGAAAAACAGTGGATGGTAGTGCGCCAATGGGTCCATGGTTAGTTACAACTGATGAGCTGACAGATCCATCTGGATTGGAAGTTGTTTTAACGGTAAATGGTGAAGAACGGCAACGCTCCAACACGAAAAATCTTGTTTTTACTGTTCCGTATTTAGTTGAATTTTTATCGGGTTTAATGACACTCGAACCAGGGGATGTCATCTTAACAGGAACACCAGGTGGAGTCGGTGTAGCTCGTAATCCGCAAGCGTTTCTGAAAGATGGAGATGTTGTGCGGATCGAAATTGATGGCATTGGCACATTGGAAAACAAAGTAAAAAGCATCAAGGAGGGATGA
- a CDS encoding DNA-binding IclR family transcriptional regulator (product_source=COG1414; cath_funfam=1.10.10.10,3.30.450.40; cog=COG1414; pfam=PF01614,PF09339; smart=SM00346; superfamily=46785,55781), with product MNESKKTTSSSVENALKILKSFSMDEPELGVTDIAEKLNIAKSTAHRLLTSLASEGFVYKDMNSNYYSLGASILRLTNIVSSQLKILNEATPVLNVLTEETGENSHISILEGKEIIYLQKIECAYPTKMEYTHIGRRNPAYCTSAGQAILAFEEKETIDFICSQPLKKFAPNTITSPDELRKKLLKVQNEGYVVSNQEFQRGIIGIAAPIFNEKNKVIASVNITGPIKRINAMNLPQLVKKVVNAGERISVLIKQRKQNDSFSKINQQGGN from the coding sequence ATGAATGAATCCAAAAAAACAACATCATCCTCTGTTGAAAATGCATTAAAAATTTTAAAAAGCTTTTCCATGGACGAGCCAGAACTAGGGGTTACAGATATTGCGGAAAAGCTAAACATTGCTAAAAGCACGGCTCATCGTCTTTTAACAAGTTTAGCCAGTGAAGGGTTTGTTTACAAAGATATGAATTCCAATTATTACAGCTTAGGAGCTTCTATTTTGAGATTAACGAATATTGTGAGCTCCCAGCTGAAAATTTTAAATGAAGCTACACCAGTCCTTAATGTATTAACAGAAGAAACAGGTGAAAATTCTCATATCTCCATATTAGAGGGGAAAGAAATCATTTATTTACAAAAAATTGAATGCGCTTACCCTACTAAAATGGAATATACACATATTGGTAGAAGAAATCCTGCTTATTGCACAAGTGCAGGCCAAGCTATTTTAGCATTTGAAGAGAAGGAAACGATTGATTTCATTTGTTCACAACCGTTAAAAAAATTCGCTCCTAACACAATCACCTCACCTGACGAATTAAGAAAAAAATTATTAAAAGTACAAAATGAAGGCTATGTGGTCTCTAATCAAGAATTTCAACGTGGCATTATCGGTATCGCTGCACCTATTTTTAATGAAAAAAACAAAGTAATCGCATCTGTTAATATTACGGGTCCTATAAAACGAATCAATGCTATGAACCTGCCACAGCTAGTTAAAAAAGTTGTCAATGCAGGTGAGCGAATTTCAGTTTTAATTAAACAGCGAAAACAAAACGATTCTTTCTCCAAAATAAACCAACAAGGGGGAAACTAA
- a CDS encoding DNA-binding IclR family transcriptional regulator (product_source=COG1414; cath_funfam=1.10.10.10,3.30.450.40; cog=COG1414; pfam=PF01614,PF09339; smart=SM00346; superfamily=46785,55781), with amino-acid sequence MSEKYLLSSVKNAMKILRLYSPKQKELGIMEISRKLNIPKSSAHRLVSLLVKEGFLSKNPRTNKYRLGLSILTLGGVIFSHHELYKEALPIVRKLVDTLNESAHICLLEEEQVVYLFRIESSQPDRLLTYIGRKNPIHCTSEGLCILAYQSKKTIDKVLSKNLYAYTPYTITDPDLLKNKLKKIKKQGFAISKDDFFVGYVGIAAPIRDYTGKVVSSLSMVGSTSRITEERYPIFIENITKAAQKISEHLGYVKINA; translated from the coding sequence ATGAGTGAAAAATATTTGCTGTCATCTGTGAAAAACGCAATGAAAATCTTACGCCTTTATTCTCCGAAACAAAAAGAGCTTGGGATTATGGAAATCTCAAGAAAATTAAACATTCCGAAAAGCAGTGCTCACCGTCTCGTTTCATTGCTTGTAAAAGAAGGATTTTTGTCGAAAAACCCCCGTACGAATAAATACCGATTAGGTCTATCTATTTTAACGTTAGGAGGGGTTATTTTCAGCCACCACGAATTATATAAAGAAGCTCTACCCATTGTCAGAAAGCTTGTCGACACACTGAATGAATCTGCACATATTTGTCTTTTAGAAGAGGAGCAAGTGGTCTATTTGTTTCGAATTGAAAGCAGCCAACCTGATCGATTACTCACATACATAGGGAGAAAAAATCCGATTCATTGCACAAGTGAAGGATTATGTATTTTAGCCTATCAAAGTAAAAAAACAATTGATAAAGTTTTATCTAAAAATTTATATGCTTATACCCCCTATACGATAACAGATCCTGACTTGCTAAAAAATAAATTGAAAAAAATTAAAAAACAAGGGTTCGCTATTTCAAAAGATGATTTTTTTGTCGGCTATGTAGGAATTGCTGCGCCGATTCGCGACTATACTGGGAAAGTTGTTTCCTCTCTATCCATGGTCGGCTCCACCTCAAGAATAACGGAAGAACGGTATCCGATCTTTATCGAAAACATTACAAAAGCAGCACAAAAGATTTCGGAGCATTTAGGTTATGTAAAAATAAACGCTTAA